A window of Phragmites australis chromosome 2, lpPhrAust1.1, whole genome shotgun sequence genomic DNA:
tccacatagCCTCGAGAGAGGTGACAACGCTTTCCAATATGATATTAGAGTCTCTCCTCTAAATTTTATTGACACCATCTTCAATTCCATGGGTTTTCACCCGCTGACTATTTTTCCTCGGTCGCTCGCATCCTCCTAGTGCGGAGTGACTTGGTCTAGACTACTCTagatagttgaattttgttcgaattcaaattaaattaaaacaaaaatatgacatgaaatgataaaaatacatataaatagagcattacaaagaactcactttttcatcatataacctagggctaggaataattctagaaattagtccatcacataagaagaatattagtgaatttttctagatttttggaatttatttgagacactaacaattgttacaagttataaaagtagttttttttttgagaattttagtttaaaatatacaaaggatttttcggtgaatctaattaaaattggttgcacatggattatagaacacgtaaaaaaaagttttaaaatttttgcagtaacagaagaccaccgttttgaagaagagggaaagcgaaattcaaacggactgctgttactgttcatgcgTGACACTGTTCATGGCCGGGGCCACGTGTGCGCCGAATATGGTACTGTAGTccattttcggtacaccgtgtatcAAATACGGTGCTTCAGTGTCATATTCAGTAAATGAAGTGACGAATAcaaatgctaaaattgtaaatacgataatatgttatctatttcgataaatacggttatatatgttgtctaattttgtattttggtCAGTATGGAAAGGTATCAACTTAAAGCTCTTAAGCTAACGCGATGTTTCGGATTTTCAGTCAACTAAGTAGTAACTGCGATCCTAACGCAATGTTTTAGCTAACCACATAGTAACTGAAAGATCCCTTTCTTAACATTGATGTAGTAAAATTTACATTCTTCTAGACTGCGTGCATttgatctttaaaaaaattgacgACTAATGTTCATAAGAGTATCTAAGTTGGCAATTTAGATTTGTCACAACGAAATGTGTATTGATAGTTtcgcaataaaaaaaaatcatatttcataattttgtgAACATATTAGTAGCAAAAAATAATGGTAAAAAAGAACGTGCATCGCAAACTGAGTCGATGTCTAAAAGGACAAACGACAAAGTTAGCAAAGAAATAAGGCACTGCTACCAGAACTCCACTCAGGAGTCTCTTAGTACTGAACAGAAGAAGTTGATAAATTTGCTGTGATGACCAATCTGTGCAGTATGCGTATCATCTGGTCACCCactcactcattgatccacgaCTCAACAATAATGCACAGGTGCGGCGGGCTTGTATGAAAAGCAGGCGGTGCCTGTGCACGCTGATTGTAGCCCGAGGGAGCAGTTCCACCCCTTGACACCAACAGCCGTCGGGGCGAAGCGCCGACGTGCGGGCCGGCGGGTTCCGCGGTGGCGTGATCCCAGGAAGATCCTATTCGCCTTCGCAGCACTGTGAGTAATCAGCAGGCATCCTCTATGGCCCTGGTCCATACAGGCGGGCCATACGTTTTCTTTCATTTCCAGGCTTAATTCCTCATGTCCTCTTCAAACAGCATGATTAAAAGTACCCAAAAGGACCCTTGCCGGGTCAATCGTGTGCGTTGCATATAGTTGCCTCGTGTGTGTCACAGCCAGCGGTTAGGAACCTTGTTGctgtcttcttttccttttcgtGAAAAAGGTCTCAATAGGTTGGTGTCCATCAGGTAGTACGTGGCTGTTCCGTCAGGGCTTTACCTACCAGATAGATTTCGTCAGAACTCAGAGTAAATTGTACACATGTAAAGAATTCTGTTAAAATCGTATACCTTAGTTTTGTCAATCTTCAATTTGTAATGGTCACCATTGACCATACCAGATGTAAGAGCCGGTCTGGACTAGGGATGACAATTGGACCCTTAGGTTCGGTACCCGTAGGTTCTGCATCTGATGGGTCTGGTTTCGGGTTTAAATTTTCGTTCACAGATTTGACAGATCACGTATCCGAAATGAGCCAGTCAATTTCACCCGTGAGTGTCCATGAGTCGCTTGAAATGCCTAACTCACACCGCAACTTCAACTCACCCATCACCTTGGCCTCGGGCCTCCAGTTTCCCTGTGTGACCTCCTCGGCCGTCCGCACCCCTGCCCAACCAGCCTCCTCGACTTCTTGAGTAGTTCAATGCCGACCATAGCAGCGCTGTCGACTGCGCAGAGTTCGGTGACGAGATGCGCCACATCATGCTTGGGCTCCACAGTGTTGTGGGAGATGCTAACACGGGTGTCATCGGTGGAATTGGGTCCAAGGTCATAGGGGACGGGTAGCCATATGGAGGTAGCGATGCTGAGGACAAAGCCATTGGACTGGTCTGAGTCAGCGCTGCGATGTGTGGGCTGCTCGTACACGACGGTGGGAGCGACGCAGAGCACAACTGCGAAGCGCGCGCGCCCCTCTCGTCCGCGGGCACGCCCTTGGCGAGGCCACTGTGGAGGAGGCCGCTGAGGTTGCCATTGGGAAGGTGGCTATAGAACCGCAGCTGAGTGCCACCATTCGCGGCCCACTCGTAGAATCACACGTTGTTCGTGTCACTGTTACCCAGTGAGATCACATCGTCGTAGGAGTCGTTGTTACCGCCAGCGTCGAAAGTGAAGCACCCTAGGGGAAGGTCAGACAATTTGGCCATCTGCCCACCGGGCAGTGCAGGTGTAGACGGCGAAGCCAGGGTGTCACCGATGAATCCTGAAGCTATCACCATGCATGGGAGCTTAGAGAAGTGGTTGCGACAAACCGTCGAGCAGTTGGTGAGCGTTTGGCCGTGGAGGCGGGTGGTCGCAACGTGGGAGGCGCTCGCGTCCTTGTAGCGCACGACGTAGGTGTTGATGGCGCCGAGATCTCTGGCGGCGACGGCATAGGGGTTGTTGGCGCAGGCAATGGCGTTGGTGTTGACGGTAGCAACGTCACGGGCGGAGATGGGGATGATGCCAATGTCGTCACTGGTGGGTGCGTCACGCCGGGTAGCAGCACCAGCTGGGAGAATGTCGCCCGCCCGTGCGAGAATGTAACCGTGGGATGACGACTTGATGCTCCTCTAGGTACTTGTGGATCTCGTGCAGCGCCGCCGTCCCAGGCCTGTAGCGATGGGGCTTCTTCACACCACCTGTTGGTCGCGGATAGGCCAGCGCAGCTGTGGTCGGAGTGGATTCGAGCGTACGGATCATGGAGTGGTCCATCTCAATAGGGGTGACAGTCACCCCCAAGGAGGCATCACTAACACCATTGAATTCCTTCAGCCTCTCAGTCATTCGGCGCAACGTCACTTCCATCCTTGCCATAGAAGTCGAGAACTTGTCCATGGCTTGTCTGGTGTCGGCAGAGAGCGATGGCGAGGAGGATATGGTGGtggaggctctgataccaattgtcacGTGCTTCGTTGCTCGAGCTCGCCAGCGGCAACGTGAGGCTAGGATCTCAATTTGAATAGGCTGGAACGAGAGAGGAACATGTGAGGAaccatgaggaagaagaagatttcCATGTTCATTAGAAGATAGCAAATGTCCGTTCACCTTTTTCAATTACAGCTCACGGGTTATATGTCCACCGTAGCCCACACACATACGGGCTAAGCCCACACACCACGCCTCCAACCGGCCTATAGCCAACCGCCTCCAAAGGCCCGACTCGGGTTCCTGACAGGGGTGTGGCAGCGCGACCGCTGGCTAGCCGCGCACGGCGAACGCCTAAGTTGTGGGCATTAGTCCTTCGTCTTGGGTCGCGTGCGCTGAGAGTAGAGTGAGCGTGAGGATGGCTGGTAAGTCGTCATGCCTTGAATGTGCAGAAAAAGCACAAGTCGTCGTGCCTTGAATGTGCAGAAAAAGCAGATATAGGGGAGCTGGAGGTGGGAGAAGCCTACTATTCATGGGTCCTGCATGTCggtgagagggagggagagagtagCACCGACCCGGCATGCTGCACGCGGCACTGGGTCGAGATGGCGTCGTGGCCCAAGGTGCGCCGGGGGGGTCTGGGGGACCGGGATTCTCTACCTTTACAGAGCAAAGTCACCGCGCTACATTATTTAAACAGTAAAATGCAAGTGGTGCTACAGTATGTTGTAGCGAATTACTGTAGCACgggcaatgcacacaaaatgtGATGCCTGTACTGTAGCACGGATGACTGTACTATAGCATGGGCAATGCACACAGTGTGATGATGTACTGTAGCACGGATGACTGTACTGCACCACGGGCCATGCACATTAAATGTGATGCCTGTACTGTAGCATTACCTAGGAAAGCCACCGCGCTACATTATTTCTGAACAGTAAAATGCGGGTGACGCTACAGTATTTTGTAGCGAATTACTGTAGCACATGAAATGGACACAATATGGGATGACTGTACTGTAGCACAGATGCTGTAGCGTCACTGTAGCAATAAATCTCCGTTGTCCGTTCTCAATCCAACGACTCGCGGAATTGCTAAAGTCACAAATACCGTAGTGTGGTGATTTTGCTTTGTAAAAGCAGAGGATCTCAATCCGGGGCTATGGGGGTGGGGTGGGGCTAGGCCAGGCATAGCCGCCTGTGcaaaagaagaggaaggaacCCGGGATGGGGGAAAAGAATTGGATTGGATTTGGGATTAATTCAAATAGGATTATttagatttggatttgaatccTTGATTTTTGGGAGGGATTTGGATTTGAAGAATTGAATGCAACATAATTTGACTTGATTTTTGGGTTCAGCTGAAATTGAATTTAGggattaaatttgaatttaagagacattcaaattcaaatatgcacTCAAGGAATGAAGAAAACCAAATAAACCAAGAATGCAATGATCATCTTAATGCAGTGTTTAATTTCATAAACTAACTCGGTGCACTTTAGAATACttaatcaaataataatatatttgaatatatatatatatatatacttcttGAATTTTACGTtggattaattaattagaatttttttaaaagaaatgaatTTTGCTAAAATCTAAATGCCAAAAACTTAGGGCGTTACACCCATCGCTACAGTTTGGTCCTAATCCCTGTAAAACAAAGACCTGTCGAGGTTCCGAAACTCTGAATCTGtcctatttttaatttttttctgcTGGCAGAGTTGTGCTAAGCGTAACTCTTTATTGTGGTCACCAACTTGGCAATTTCATTGATGGGCAGAATGTACGCTTGAACATGCTGTACACGACACGCAGACAGCTAAAGACTATTTATGTCTGAAAGTTTGTAACAATGATTAATTAGAGTTCAATAAAGAAAACTCAAATGATGGCAAAAACTCGATATTAAAAGAGAATTAGGAAATAGTACAACCATGCCTCCACAgatattgttttatttttgtcaGCTTATTGAGTTACCTCCATATACACGCTACATGAAACAACTGTTCGAAACAGATGGTTCACTGGTTTGAGCATATTATGTCGTAGACGTATATAAAAGGCAGCCGGAAACAGATCGTTTGAAACAGACTATTCGAAACAACTTTTCAAAACATATCGTTTACTGCTTTTATTTTTGTCAGCTTATTTAGTTACCTCACCTTCTTGCTGATATTGCTTAGTTTGCATATGTGCTACAACGTTTCCTGCGTTGCAATATTTACATTTACTGGCATATCCTTTAATTTATAGATCCAGCGTGGGCACGTTGATACTGCTGTACTTCACGCTCTCCATGGGGAAGATGACAGGAGGTCAAGCTGATGGAGAGTGATAGGATCAGCCTTGCTTTGTCTTGCTTGACATAGCATTTTACTAATGTTTGTACAGAAGAATCTAAGAAATGGCTGGATGCTAATGTAGCAGTCATACATCAGTGCGTGTATCACCATTATTTGATATGTTTGTACATAGACACAGGATAGGTTACAGATAAAGTTTTAAGGGAAGAGTTTTTGCTGTGCTGCTACGAGGAAGCTCAAGGAGGCCGCGCTGCTTCCACGCCGAGTTTTTGCTCGGGGTTTGCTATTGTGCTGTGTGTTGCTGCTCTTTTAGTGCACTAGTCGATCGGTCGATGCCGTCGTTGTGAGCTTTGGCAAGCTTCATCTCATTACCGACCGTCGTTGTGAGCTTTGGCAAGCTTCATCTCATTACTGACGACGGTGATGCTTGAGGGTGTCATTACCTTTCTGGAGATATTGTGTCCAAGCTTCTCTTGGAATTTTTCTAGATGGAAACCTCAACGGCTTTCTAGATGAGCGACAGCGATTCTATTGCTGTTTCCTTCTTGAAGATGTCATTTCAAAGAATCTCTATCTTTTAATGTTTCAAGTAACGACACTTCTTGCATGGCTCACCATCCTTCATTATTTGTTGTTTGTCTGTCTCCTTCGTTCTCTTGTTTGGCGGAGCTTCTCGTCACCTTTCGGCGCTTTATGGCAGGGACTATGCTCCGACGTCTTAGAACCCTATCTGTTGCTTGTGGTTTGGCGTGAGCCACCGATCAAGTTGATTATCaggcgtgggagcagggctccgcctATAGTGTTGTCGGGATGTTCTGGTTGAGGTGCTAGTTAGACTTAGTTGCTGGCTAAGTAGTGTCGTTAGGTGTGGATGACGTTGGCTGTTTAAGAGTGTTGGGTTATATGCTGTTGGTTGCGCTTGCCATGGTTGTTCAGGGGTAGGgtttatttatttctttcttctttgtcttgCGCGTGAGTTGGGCTCTGCGGTTTGTAACGCTGTGCTTGTTAAGATTTTCAGGTCCGATTTTTCTCATAAActagattatttttttcttaatgcaATGACGCGTAACTTTTCTGCGTGttcgagaaagaaaaaagagtttTTTCTCTCGAGGGGAGTGTTGAACAGCTCTTACACTAATAAACGTGCCGATTTGAGATGCTTAATTGCCAGATGAATCCGTGGCTTTCTTCTCCATATTGAAGTGCGCAATTGGTGATTGTTTCCTTTGATTTCTGATGGAAGCAAGGTCCATCACACATAAACATGTCTAATTATTTTTCAGTGTAGTATATTTCCATCTTGTAATTTGATTGTCGCTGAACTAGATCTGGACTTCTGGTAACGAAAGGTGAAGTGCACAATTTGATCTTTCGATATATGAAGATTGTAGTCGTTTCGCGCCCGTATCACTGTCCGTTGTCATATTGGGTACTTACTTCGCAATTTGTGTAGGTGCATCAGTGCATGTTTCTAAGATACATGGGTAATTTTGCTTATCAAAGAAGGACATGTTGATGCCACGTCAGGGGGTAGAAACATTTCACTGGTAACCTATCACCGGAAGGTTTATgttatctcttcttttttttcgaCAACGGAAAACCTTAAGAGTTTACAATCAAAACCATGATGTTGATGCAAAAATATATCATACGTCAAACAGTGAGCACCTCGTGTGTAATTCTGAACCGGAAGTTCTTGCAAGGATAATCGGAAACTTTAATGTGGATCGGAAGTTTCGACGATAATTATCTGACGGACAGCGCCTAAAAAACCCTAGTCGTAGCGTCATGTTGTTAGACTTTCGTTGTCACCTACATTCGGGAGGGATCTCATCAAGGTGCAGATGACCGACGACTTGTCCTTGTCATTTGTAATATTTTTGCAAAGAGTTGGGAATAATATTGGCACCAATAACAGTAGCAATGACACCCCCACAACCTTAGCAAcagggaagaggaagaaaagatgTTGGCATGTCTTATTTTGAATGCATAAGTAGCAGGAATGGTCTACACTCCATCTTCTCTTAATCAAGTTGTCTTTTGTTAGAATAGAATTATGCTGCATAAACCACAAGATCTTAATCTTCAAGAGAATTTTAGCTTTCCAAATGTGTTTGTATGGCTGATAGAGAGCATCTCTTATCTGCCAATTATACATAGATTTCACACTGATAGTATCTTTTTTATCAAAAGACCAAGAGACCACGTCATCATACCCACCTAAATGAACATCTTTTAAACCATCAAAAGACAAAGAAACCACATCATCAGACCATGAGTCTGGATCAGATGCCATTGCATTTGAAGGTCATTATTAAACCATCTTTTAAAAATAAGATTCCATTGCATATTATGACACTCAAAACACTATAATATTCTTCTGATTACAGACAGAATAAAAAGTAGAGAACATTAAAGAAAGGGCTGAGAGAAATCCATACATCCTCCCAAAATGTAGCAATCCGGTCATTCTCAAGCAACTTTTTTTCTCccctaaagaaaaaaaacatcttATTCTAAGTAAGTCAGTCCAATAAGAGAATCATTAAATTTATGTTTGACAGTGACGGTTGAAGCAttctacagttttttttttgttggcgCACAATGAATTGCTACGTACAATCACCAGATTCAAGTTTCCACcacaatttattttatttggattattCCTTTTATTTGACCAGAAGCTTTCTGATGTAACCTCTGATCCTTTTCATTTCCTTTATAAGAAAACATATATGAACCTTCCAGTTGCAGTAGCGTGTGCCTATCTCGAGGCTGGACATATATACGGGGCACGTATTTTTCTGGTTTATATCGGTGCATCATCGTGCATGCGAACTCTACAATGTAGTGCACCATTGTCTTCTCGATTCGTGCGCTTACCTGTCACCACCAGATCACCAGAAAATGCCCGGGAAATCAATAGGGCGAAGCCAGGAATGGGACATATGGGGCAATGTCGACAgcaatcaaagaaaaaaaaaattacatatcacTATTTGATTATATATAGAGACCGACACTTGAACCAACTGGCTTATAAAAATAATCGTCTTTGTTTCTCTTCGCCTAGATTGACCAATTAAAAAACGTTGAAATTGGGAAAAACGGGAAATTGAGTAATTAGGTCGTCCGCATGTCATCGTCATCTGTTCATCACATCTAAACAGCAGTGAGGAAATCCGTTCATCAGTTTTAAAGCAACCATTATACTTGTCACTTCAGCATAATTCTAAGCATGGCTCACGTTTCTATTCCGCCGTACACAACGATGTTCAGGCTAACGGACAAGGACGTCCATTCTATCACCATCAGTTTGGATTTTGGAGATAGATTATATTAGATTATTTTtaactatattctctttattttatttcttttctgattcttttttcgttcttattccttttattttctcttatctcaaataatttctttttgaggagaatcacgaagggaaaggagagagaatcccgtcctggaaGGAATGACTCTGAGAATCCCTTCTGACGAAAACTGTAAAGGGAAACCGTTGAAATactgaagagaaaaaaattctgTCGTAAAAGAATTTTGATCTCTGAAAAAAAAACCATTGAAAATGGTCTTAGATTCACTTCGCACGCAGTAGGCTGTTTGAATTCTTCTGCAACCAGAGGGGATACTCTGTTGTTAGCAAGTAGTTGGTGCGGACACGCACAGTGGGTGACTGTGGGTGGTGGATAACGATAGGATTGAGTCGAAGATTACTCGACAATATCTACTAGCATCGGAGATTACTCTGTGGATTTCTGAAACTAGGATAACTCGGAGATTACTCGCTGAGATCGACTAGCACCAGATTTTGTACAATATATGTGACcgtatttactaaaatatataattatttttttatttacgaaTTTAGCATATATATTCGGCGCACGGTGTTTCAAAAATGATTTTTTGAGTACGATGTGTCGAAAGTGAACTGTATTTGGCACACCctgtgccgaatacaggcaaAAAtatatttcggcacacggtgtgccgaaagtgaactgtattcggcacaccgtgtgctgaatacaTGCAAAAACGTAtttcggcacatggtgtgccgaataccgCTTTTGCGTCACGTCATGTCGCGTCGTGTCGcgctttactttttctttttcttttcgcttttcctttttatttttccttttccttttcgcTTTTTCATTTGTCTTCCCGCATGGTTTGTCTGGTGGTCGGCTTGTTTGCATGCGGGCAGCCCTGCTATAAATGGCAGCTGTGCTGCCATTATCTCCAAACGTAGCAGCTGCGATCAGAGCAGAGCACGACGGCGAGCAGAGCAGCAGGTTAGCGTGAGCGCGAGCAGTCGAGCACGAGGAGCTGCGGTGCAGCAGAACAACCTTCCTTAATAGTAagtacgtagattatgtatgtatgtaatatTTAGTTATGTAGATGTAATTAGAGGATTAGATGatttattaagttgataaaatatagtaggtataatatttgcatattttatgatgtcgTAACAGAATCAGCTAGTTATTTGGAtcctagattatgtatgtacttatatttagattagaaaatataattatagcatgtagatattaagttgctaaaatagagtaggtgtaatatttgcatattgtatgaTCTCGTAATAGACGGTACTATAATGTAATAGTAatagtaatatttagattagaaaatgtaattagagcaagtagagtatttattccgttcgaaaatattggataaatgatattaagttggtaaaatagagtaggtacgatatttgcatattgtatgatctcgcaacagaagcaactatagtgtaatattaatcgtaatacttagattaaaaaatgtaattagagcaagtatagtatttatGCCTagacgttccaccagccacacagtACAAGGTTCAACAAACAATAAaagagcacgtgctcgaacCATGATACCTCTagacgatgacgatgacgatttcatgccaccaatgcttCGACGATTTCGCTAATTTACATCATCACTTTCCATCGCCATTTTAAGATGATCACTGATACAAGGGTTAATGTTGCGTATGTTCGAATATACCTTGTTAAGACTGTCGGCCGCCTTAAAGACTGCTTTCTTActcatgcattttgaaatatacaGTTACATTAGcaactaatttttaatttagtTACATAAAATATAGAGCCAAATCACATGAAATAGCTTACATAAAATGAAGAGCGAGCTGGCATGAAGAAAACATGTAtttcggcacacagtgtgcctAATACAGTTgatattcgacacaccgtgtgccgaaatacgcttttgctgtattcggcacacggtgtgccgaaaatgactttTTGGGTACACCGTGCTCCGAAAATTCATTTTCGGAACACCGTGCGCCGAATATGTGTGCTAAATTCGTAAATACATAAAACAGTTATCCATTTCagtaaatacggtcacgtatattGTACAAAATCGTATTTTTGCCGATTTCTCAAGAAGAGTCATGCCCAATTTTCACTGATTTCATATATCAACTCAATGTAACATGATCAATACGATACGTCTCATTCCTTTATATAAAGGGAGAAAGGGACTCTTGATTATTTTGACTCTTTAGAAACCTAAAAGACACTTAGTGAATAGCACCTCAGTTAATATTCGTACACGCTACCAACTGAGCATAGTTCAGTTGATTGGGTTTTTTTGGTGGAATTTATCCATTAGGTACAAGTATGGTGCTACGAATATATCTGTATGGATGTTGAATGGGATCGATGATATTTTAAGAGGAGTTGAACTAGGATATCTGAATCTAATCGGTTCTAAAaatttttataagataaatctatattaatttttatctaaatatgctttaggttcatctagtatgtctactctattatttaaaaagatttgcaacatatagccaaCCTTAACAAAATACTTAGGAACGTAAACATGTAAAGGTacattgcaagtatgtaaatgcaaaaacgtaaataagatagagagcaaattcagtataaaaaaattttatcccgtggtatcgatagtaTAAATACTACCCATAGTCCATGTTGAAGCAACCACCTAGACTATTGCTCCCGAACGGTACCtatagtccacgttggagtagCCACCTAGAGCTtaagctaccaagccaccaaagtaaggctcaccacaagcctctcctCTGGTCAATTGCCACTttcttcacttcgaagcttaaGCTACCAAGTCAAGGGTCTTTGCGTCCCCGTATAAACGTCTTGATATCATTCCATACCAAAtcagagggttaacaagcttgaaccaccaaggctcATGGGACCGATAAGTCACCAAGATTATAAGGTGCCGACATACCACTTGATAAAAGATAGAATCACTCCTTTaccccctctctaggcagcaacacctagcaacaactctctctaggcctaatagcactaatcactcactaat
This region includes:
- the LOC133908902 gene encoding uncharacterized protein LOC133908902 isoform X2; its protein translation is MDLLRREVDRSAAPEFVALDIRDEAESPDANADQMMESSLVGKALERERSGDGGNPPSTVTEDHRFEEEGKRNSNGLLLLFMRDTVHGRGHVCAEYGTVVHFRYTVYQIRCFSVIFSK
- the LOC133908902 gene encoding uncharacterized protein LOC133908902 isoform X1, with protein sequence MDLLRREVDRSAAPEFVALDIRDEAESPDANADQMMESSLVGKALERERSGDGGNPPSTGAAGLYEKQAVPVHADCSPREQFHPLTPTAVGAKRRRAGRRVPRWRDPRKILFAFAALSSVGTLILLYFTLSMGKMTGGQADGE